Proteins co-encoded in one Halostella salina genomic window:
- a CDS encoding DUF7351 domain-containing protein: MTNSDHGGVASEEAFALLGHEIRLDILRAFFERYSPVDPDSRSDVREQRTLSYAELMAATEMEDSGKFNYHLEKLRGVYIEEIAEGYVPTASAIALYEAVIANRPTESIPTDFDIEESCPNCGSGLRGKYEQEFLTVECPACDLFWGATYRFPKNGLAVREGEGIYKALYDRMMHHVGLARTGQCPSCAGITSVTVPRERLDEDSTPTAELTCETCSWFITVDIVSALQFEPQVTKALIELDVPLSEASSMRATEQVLPDVIGWVSSDDPFSATISITYDDVVAKITVTDELEICSAVVE; this comes from the coding sequence ATGACGAACAGTGATCACGGGGGAGTGGCGTCGGAGGAGGCGTTCGCGCTGCTCGGCCACGAAATCAGACTCGACATTCTGCGCGCTTTTTTCGAGCGATACTCGCCAGTGGATCCGGATTCACGGTCGGACGTACGGGAGCAGCGCACGCTCTCGTACGCAGAACTGATGGCAGCAACAGAGATGGAAGACAGCGGGAAGTTCAACTACCACCTGGAAAAGCTCCGCGGTGTCTACATCGAAGAGATCGCGGAGGGGTATGTTCCTACGGCGAGCGCTATCGCACTCTACGAGGCAGTCATTGCGAACCGACCAACAGAGTCGATACCGACCGACTTCGATATTGAGGAGTCCTGTCCGAACTGCGGGTCCGGGCTCCGAGGGAAGTACGAACAGGAGTTTCTCACCGTCGAATGCCCCGCTTGTGACCTGTTCTGGGGAGCTACGTACCGATTTCCGAAAAACGGGCTCGCTGTCCGCGAAGGAGAGGGGATCTACAAAGCACTCTACGACCGAATGATGCACCACGTCGGACTGGCTCGCACGGGACAATGCCCGTCGTGTGCTGGCATTACCAGCGTCACTGTGCCGCGGGAGCGGCTTGATGAGGACTCGACACCGACTGCGGAGCTGACCTGTGAGACATGCTCGTGGTTCATCACTGTCGATATCGTCAGTGCACTACAGTTCGAACCGCAGGTGACGAAGGCGCTGATCGAACTCGATGTTCCGCTCAGTGAGGCAAGTAGCATGCGAGCGACAGAGCAGGTGCTCCCTGACGTAATCGGTTGGGTCAGCTCCGACGATCCGTTCTCCGCCACGATCAGCATCACGTATGACGACGTCGTCGCTAAAATTACTGTTACCGACGAACTCGAAATCTGTTCTGCTGTCGTTGAATAA
- a CDS encoding M23 family metallopeptidase: MSNQATSPSLGSRLRKRIQSISPFSLTLLGLIGVLGNLFPELEILKLFHLFWFFALWPFLSMLLSSTKHSLGFSTDDEGPRDWLEMDSGWRGHFAFLIGIPLSFLNPLLFRQDAMQLLGSLVAIGRHRGSLPNPETHDQATSYRLPVEGTWTVVNGSPIKEYSHSWFPATQRYAYDFVITDEEGRSRPAGTDTSIENYYCYDQPVLAPADGVVVNVRDDDPELGRAGGFSHPLKRSVTGNAVTIRHAENEYGSLIHLVPGSIEVEPGDRVTRGEQVGRCGHSGNSAEPHLHFQLQDHPTFEISAGLPIRFDDVDVDTPGVDVVEATGWTEPDGSGRYIHVGQRVSHTTDGAPHRSEDTAGPSEVTASSGLSRVRTLGRVATGVSIGGFVTVLAGFVVPSLQTIALALAGLAGLGLVYQVGRGLVNGDRVCLRSLGTVCGVGVAAALTGGFAALDILPALDSSGIGTGMFVTGFLLYIAVWEYGRQDLFRLIGGVTDK; this comes from the coding sequence ATGTCGAATCAAGCTACATCACCGTCTCTGGGATCGCGTCTCCGCAAGCGAATCCAGTCTATCAGCCCGTTCTCCCTGACGCTGCTAGGGTTAATCGGGGTCCTTGGGAATTTATTCCCCGAGCTTGAGATACTCAAGTTGTTCCACCTGTTCTGGTTTTTCGCACTCTGGCCGTTCTTGTCGATGCTACTCAGCAGCACCAAGCACTCTCTCGGATTCAGCACTGACGACGAGGGGCCGCGAGACTGGCTCGAAATGGACTCCGGATGGCGAGGCCACTTCGCCTTTCTGATCGGTATCCCACTGTCGTTTTTGAATCCACTCCTGTTTCGACAGGACGCGATGCAACTGCTGGGGAGTCTCGTCGCTATCGGGAGACACCGGGGTTCGCTCCCCAATCCAGAAACGCACGACCAGGCCACGAGCTATCGACTGCCCGTTGAGGGGACGTGGACAGTCGTGAACGGGAGTCCGATCAAAGAGTACTCACACTCGTGGTTTCCCGCGACCCAGCGCTACGCCTACGACTTCGTGATCACCGACGAGGAGGGACGGAGCCGTCCAGCAGGCACGGATACGAGCATCGAGAACTACTACTGCTACGACCAACCGGTCCTCGCACCGGCCGACGGCGTCGTCGTCAATGTGCGTGACGATGATCCGGAACTCGGGCGAGCCGGTGGATTTTCTCATCCGCTCAAACGGAGTGTGACCGGGAACGCCGTCACGATCCGCCACGCCGAAAACGAGTACGGCAGTCTCATTCACCTCGTCCCGGGCAGCATCGAGGTCGAACCCGGAGATCGAGTGACGCGCGGCGAGCAGGTCGGCCGGTGTGGGCATTCGGGGAACTCCGCAGAGCCACATCTCCACTTCCAGCTCCAGGATCACCCGACGTTCGAGATCTCGGCGGGATTACCGATCCGGTTCGACGACGTTGACGTGGACACGCCGGGGGTAGATGTTGTTGAAGCGACTGGCTGGACGGAACCGGATGGGTCTGGCCGCTACATTCACGTCGGCCAGCGGGTGTCACATACTACTGACGGTGCGCCGCATCGATCCGAGGACACAGCTGGTCCGTCCGAGGTGACTGCTTCCTCGGGGCTCAGCCGCGTCCGGACGCTTGGCCGGGTCGCTACGGGTGTCTCCATCGGCGGCTTCGTCACCGTGCTCGCGGGGTTTGTCGTGCCGTCGTTACAGACGATTGCACTCGCGCTCGCGGGACTGGCCGGTCTCGGACTCGTGTATCAGGTCGGGCGGGGGCTCGTGAACGGTGATCGAGTCTGTCTCAGGTCTCTCGGAACAGTTTGTGGTGTCGGCGTGGCGGCGGCGTTGACCGGTGGCTTTGCCGCCCTGGATATACTTCCGGCACTTGACTCATCTGGGATCGGAACGGGGATGTTCGTGACTGGGTTCCTGTTGTACATCGCTGTCTGGGAATACGGGCGGCAAGACCTGTTCCGACTGATTGGCGGGGTAACTGACAAATGA
- a CDS encoding ABC transporter ATP-binding protein, whose amino-acid sequence MTNRTNDMASADDRDPRTGMDTQPAISTDDLTKTYSDTTAVDSLNLTVERGAVYGFLGPNGAGKTTTIRMLTALLPSTSGSGRVAGTSITNREALIEHIGYLPESPPIHGEFTAREQLEYHGGLRNMTPAAIGDRIETLLARFELTDAADQRIATYSKGMRQKTGLIQAIMHEPEVVFLDEPTSGLDPRAARTVRETITNLAAEDTTVFLSTHILPVVEDIATNVGILYDGDLVAEGHPRELTSRKAIDEEQTLEDVFLEVTTEDEYRTDESALD is encoded by the coding sequence ATGACCAACAGAACAAACGACATGGCGAGTGCGGATGACCGAGACCCTCGCACCGGAATGGATACGCAACCAGCAATCAGCACGGACGATCTGACGAAGACGTACAGCGACACGACAGCCGTCGATAGCCTCAATCTCACGGTCGAACGGGGAGCAGTGTACGGGTTTCTCGGTCCGAACGGGGCAGGAAAAACGACGACGATCCGAATGCTGACGGCATTGCTGCCATCGACCAGTGGCTCCGGACGCGTCGCGGGGACATCAATCACTAACCGCGAGGCGCTCATCGAACACATCGGCTACCTGCCCGAGTCACCACCGATCCACGGGGAGTTCACCGCCCGCGAGCAACTCGAATACCACGGCGGACTACGCAATATGACTCCAGCCGCCATCGGCGACCGGATCGAAACACTCCTCGCCCGATTCGAGTTGACCGACGCTGCCGACCAGCGAATCGCCACGTACTCGAAAGGGATGCGACAGAAGACCGGGCTAATCCAGGCGATTATGCACGAACCGGAGGTAGTCTTTCTCGACGAACCGACGTCCGGGCTTGATCCGCGTGCCGCCCGAACAGTACGGGAGACGATTACGAACCTCGCTGCCGAGGACACCACCGTGTTCCTATCCACGCACATTCTCCCCGTCGTCGAGGACATTGCGACCAACGTCGGCATCCTCTACGATGGCGACCTCGTCGCGGAGGGGCACCCCAGAGAGCTCACAAGTCGCAAAGCAATCGATGAAGAACAAACGCTCGAAGACGTGTTCCTCGAAGTCACAACCGAAGACGAATACCGAACGGATGAATCCGCCTTGGACTGA